The genome window CCTTCACCGGATCGCCGACTACGAGAACCTCTTCGGCTACCTGCGGGACCTGTATCAGATCGACGGCGTCGCGCAGACGGTCGATTTCGATCACATCAAGCGCCATTACTACATGACGCACGAGCAGATCAACCCTACGCGCATCGTTCCGATCGGCCCGGCGCAGGATCTCTCGGCGCTGCACGGCAGGGAGAGGCTCGTTCGGCGGTAAGGAGTGCTTCCTATGGAACCGATCGATCGCCGAACCTTTCTCGCAGCGACCGCTGGAGCTGCTACCCTGAGCGCAAGCGCGCGGGAGAGCGTCGCGGCCGCGGCTCCGCAGCGCGACGTCGTCTTTCTGTCGACGTGGCAATGGGGCGTCGAGGCGAACAAACGCGCTGCCGAGATTTTCGGCGGCGGCGGGTCGCTGGTGGAAGCGATCGAGAAAGGCATCAACGTCGTCGAGGACGACCCCAACGTCATGACCGTCGGATACGGCGGGCTGCCGAACGCCGACGGTGAGGTGGAGCTCGATGCCGGCATTATGGATGGTACGACCCACCGTGCCGGCGCGGTCTTCAACCTGCACGAGATCAAGAACCCGATCTCCGTCGCGCGCCTCGTGATGGAGAAGACGCGCCACACGCAGCTCGCGGGCGAAGGGGCGCTGCGCTTTGCGGTTGCCATGGGCTTCGCGCCGATGCAGCTGCTCACGCCGAAAGCGCTCGAAGCGTGGCTGAAATGGAAGAACACGCCCAACCACGAGACGTTCTGGATCGACGGCGAGCACCACGATACCATCGGCATGCTCGCTGCGAGCGGCGGGCGCGTTGCGGCGGGCTGTTCGACGAGCGGCCTCGCATGGAAGATTCCCGGGCGCGTCGCGGACTCGCCGCTCGTGGGCTGCGGCTACTACGCAGACGACGCCGCGGGCGCAGCCTCAGCGACCGGCGACGGCGACGTGATGACGAACTATTGCACCTCGAAACACATCGTGCAGAAGATGGCGGAGGGCATGCACCCGCAGGAAGCCTGCCACGACCTCATGCGGTACATGGCGACCAGCGCCGGCCAGCTGCACACCGACATGTACTGCGTCATCGCGATCGACCCGCACGGCGAGATCGGCGCGCTTTCGATGAACGCGAAGCAGCCACTGCACTATGCGCTGTGGCGCAACGGTACGGCGACCTTCCACACGGCCCCGCACTACCTCGCGTAAGCGTCAGGACTCAGCTCCACCGACTTTGCGAGCAGCCGCGCAGAGCTGTGCACGTGGAGTTCCTGACCCGCGGCGATTCGCTACGTTGGCGCGTCTTGGATGTGCGCGGCGTAGTCGCGCGGGTCGAAGTACCAACCGGGTAACGAACGCGGGAACGCGATGTTCTCGAACGAGTACTCCACGACTCTGTCATCGCTGTTGTAGCCGCCTTCGACGACGCCGTGAATGTGGGTGACGACGGGCATCCCGTCGAGTCTTCCGAGCGTTATCGTGAAGAGCGTCGGATAGGTCTCGCAGCGGTGGCCGACGCAGTACTCGAAGCGATCGGTGGCGAGAACTTTTTCGAGCTCGAACGTTCTGGGATCGACCCACAGCTCGCGCAGCCGGTTACGCTCCGGATCGCGGCGCGGCGTCAACACGACGTGAAGCAAACCTTGATCTGCGTTGACGGCGACGACGTAGTAGTCGGCGTTGACGCTGACGTTGACGCGGCCGATCACCGGCGGCATCGTTCCGGTCGGCTCGGGCGTGGGAACCCACGAGATCGGATGCGGGTGTGCGGGCGCGGGCTCGAAGAGGTCCGCGGTCGGCGGCCCGGGGTCTGCAAGCTCCGGATGATCCTCAGGAGCGTCGACCGAGTTGAACTGCGGGCGCATGAACTCCATCTGCCCGATCGCCCCGAGCCGCGAGAACTCCCGTCCGAGGGCAGCTTTGTCCGACGTGCGCATCCAGATGTGGAAGGTGTAGCTATCCGCGTAATCCGGGTAGCCTTCAGCGTCGTCGTTCTGCCGCACGAGCGTGTACGTTTCGTAGGGCGGCGGAGGACGATGCGAGCGAAAGACCTCGCGGATTTTGTAGAAGACGTCGTCAGGTGACATGCTCGGCAAGGGAACCGCCGCGGCGTAGGAGGCGCCCGATGCTCGCGCGGGCGTGCTCGCGACGCCCGGCGCCGCCACGAGCACCGCGGCCGCTCCCATGAGGAGCAACGCGCACAAGCGATGATGCATGGGGCTGCGACTTCCCGTGCCCGCCGGACGCAACCTTCGGTACGGACGCACGGTTGTTTAGGGGGTGGCCCCGGTCAGCTTGCACCGGAAGGTCTACCATGCTAGAATGGCCCGGCCAAGGTATCGAGTCTCGGTCCTATACTCTCGAGTGCTGAACGAGTCGATTCCGAGCAAAAAAGTCAATACACAGTCAATAGGAGTCCCTCGTTCATAATGTATCAAGATGAGTACCTTCGCTGCGTGGATTGCGGACGCGATTTCGCGTTCACGTCCGGCGAGCAAGAGTTTTTCGCATCCAAAGGCTTTCAAAACAAGCCCAACCGTTGCCCCGACTGCCGCGCGGCGCGTAAAGCGTCGGGTGGTGGCCGCAGCGGCGGCGGCGGCGGCGGTGGCGGCGGCGGTGGACGCGCACCACGTGAGATGTTCACGGCGACGTGCAGCCAATGCGGCGGCGTCGCGCAGGTCCCGTTCCAGCCGCGCAGCGACAAACCAGTCTACTGCCGCGACTGCTTCGCGACCCGCTCTTCCTCGTATAGGTAGAGCTTCTAGGAGCCTGTCGGGTTACGGCACATTTCCGTCTTCCAGCCGTCTTTCTTCCAGCCGTCTTTTGCCCGAATACTTCGTTGCTCTTCGGTCACGAAGCTACGGCTTCGATCCCTCATCGCGCCTCGTCTTCGAACAAAATTCGGCTGAAATCCGAAAACGGCCATAGCCCGACAGGCTCCTAGCGAACGTTCACGATAGCGAATGCGCTACGCCCGAACTCTTCGGGCTGATCGCGTAAGAACGCACGAGCGCCCGGCCAGCGATAGCTGCCGGGCGTTACTGCACGTGCGAGGTAGTGCATTTCGTAGATGCCCGGCTCGAGATGTTCGGCATACGCCGTTATGCGGTCGGCGTAGATTTGTTGGTTCTCGAGCTGCCAGCTGTCGGGCGCCGCTGTCGTAAACGTGCTCGACGTCTGCACCGAGGCGTCGATAGCTTCGAACCCCGCGGGTAGCGGGTCATCGATCAGGAGCCTGTCGACCGGGTGATCGACGATGACGCGAACGCCGACGTCGACGACCGTCCCCGCCTCGAACGACTCCGGTGCCGAAATCGGTGCCAGATCCATCGACGCGAGCAGATCGCCGCCTCCGATCGGCCGCACCTCGCGGATGACGCGTATGCCGGCGAGTACGCCCGGCGCGTCGTCACGGACCGGATAGGTATAGAGAAGCGCGTAGTGCAGCGTTCCTCCGCTCGACGAAAACGCGAGAGCGCCCGCGCGCACGGACGAGGCGGGAACGCGTACCGTTTGCACTCCGGCCGTCGATCCGAATCGTGCCTGCGCGAGCGTCTTTCCATCGGCGGTGACGGTTGCGGTGAACGGGACGAGGCGCTCGTGGGTGGCGTAGTCGGCGAGCGCTTCGACGGCCGATGCCGTCCCGACGAGGCTGCCCCATCCGCAACGGCACTGCTGCGAGACGAGCGCAGTGAGCGCACCGTCGATCTCATCGGCGGTTGCAGCGCGAGCAACGAGCAGTTGCAGCATCGCCGCCTGTCCCTCCACCTGCGTGCCGAGCCACCCCCAGGCATCGTGCGTCGAGAGCGTTGCGGTCCGTCCCGTGCGGTAGACGCTCTGCTCGAGCGTGCCGGCGAGGGCGAGCCCCGTCGCGCGATATCCCGGGACCGAAAGCAGGTAGCGCGCGAGGCGGGCTTGCGTCGCAGCGTCGAAGTTCGCGTTCTGTGCGAGGATGTCGGAGAGAAAATCGTTTCGCCGGTCGCCGAGCGCGTTCAGCGCGAGCAGCACCGCTAAGCGCATCCGCGCGCGGCATTGCGCGTCGCGGCACCAGGCGTAGCGAGACGGATTCGCCAGGGCTCGCGCGAGATAGGCTTTGGCGTTCTCCAAAGCGTGCGGATCGACCGCGACGCCCCGGTCGGAGGCAAACGCGAGTGCTTCGACGGCGTACGCTGACTCGAACGGATCGCTCGCCGTCCCTTTGAATGGCGCGAATCCACCGTCGCTCTGCTGCAGCGAGAGAATCGCGCTTCGCGCGTCGCGCTCCGCAGCGATCGGATCGAATGCGGGGTGCAGGTGATACCGCGCTTCGAGCGCGTGCGTCGCTGCCGCGATCGCGAGGCGGCTCGCCGCGTCGTCGAGGAACGGCTGCGGATCGGCCGCCATCGCGGCGGACGCCGGTAGGGCGAACTGCGGTACGACGGAGTTGGCGAGCGCGATCGCGAGCGTACCGCCGCTCGAGAGATCGACGGGGACCGAGACGCGTGACGTCGTCGCCCCCGCGTCGACCACCGACTCGGTTACGGCGCGATCGCGAACGGTGAAGGGGACGCGAAACGCGTCCGTCGCCGAGCCGAGCCTCGAGGAGAAGAGCATCGTCGTCGGCTCCGGCGCGCCGACGAGCATGGGAAAGCGTATCGCCTGAATCCCCGCGCCGAGAGTCGTCGTCTCATCAAGGCTGCGCGGCGAACCGCTCGTGAAGGTGAGGGCGCCGGTGACCGTGCCGTGGAGATGGAGCGTTCCGCCGCCGGCGACGTCGAGCGCCGAAAGGCCGGCGTCGATCGTGTCACCCGGCCGCGCGAACTGCGGCAGGAGCGGATCGGTCAGCAGCGTCTTCGTCGCGACGAAGGTTGCGTCCGCATTGCCGAAATGGCGATCGTCATTTGCAATTGCGACGGCCATCGTGCGCCACGTCGTCAACTCGTCGGGCAGCGTGAAGCTGATCGTCGCGTTCCCGTTGCGATCGATGGGCACGATCGCGTAGTACGCGAGCGGATTGAAGTATTCGCGCACCCGCGTCGATCCGGCGCCGGCGAGAAAGCCGCCACCGTATCCCCAGCCCTTCTCGACCGTGGGGCGCAGTGGTTGGAGCTGCACGTTCTGACGGTTGTCGGCGTAACGCGTCGCGATCGGCTGATCGGCGAAGATCGTTTGCACGAGGTCCGGCGGGCGATAGCCCGTGAGCTGCAAGATCGCTTCGTCGACGACCATGACGATGGCCTCGCCGGCCGCCGGTCGCCCCGCGGCGTCGCGAACGTGCAACGCGATGCGTTGGCGGCCGCCGGGTTCGACGCGCGCCTGTTGCGGCGAGACGGCAATCTTGAGATAGCGATCGGCGAGGTCGACGTGCAGCGCGGCGAAGCCGACGCGCGCGAGACTGTCGAGCGTTCCCGCACGCACGCTTCGAATCGAAGCGCCGCGTCGCACGACGATCGCCTCGACGGCTGCGTTCGGCAGCATCGCCGGCGTGACGCGGAACGAGATGGTCGGGCCGTTGCCCGTGACGTGGACGAGCCGGCTGAAGAGCACGTCTTGACGCACGACGGCAAAGTAGACGTCGCTCTGCGCGAACGGTGATGCGACGAGCGCGGTCGCGACGTCGCCGATCCGATAGATCTTCTTGTCGAGTTTGACGTCGGCGACCGACGTGTCTTGGCCTCCCCAGTCGACGCTCCCGGCGCCGGCCACGAAGGCTTGGAGGTCGGTCTCGCTTCCCGCAGCGCCGCCGGTAAAGTTGGCGAGGATGCGATAGGGTCCGGGATCGCGCGGGTGGAGTTGCACGGAGACCGGCGCGCTGCCGGAGGTCGCGTCGGCCGAGTCCACGGTCGCGTACTCCACGCCGTTTTGCGCGGTCTCACCGCCGGCTACCAGTTGCGTTGCCGACGTATAGCTCATCGACTGCAGCTCGACGTGCACGCTTCGGCCCGCAATCGGCGCTCCGGCGAGGTTCGTGACGACGAGCTGCACGCGTAGCGGCGATCCCGCCCTGCCCACGAGATCGGTCTTGAGGCCGATGGTGCCGTCGCTCGCCAAGGCGGTGAATGTTTGCGTCGTGTCGACGGAGAGGTTCGACACGTCCGTGGCCTGGACGTCGACGCTGTACGTCATCGGAAGCGGCAGGTCGTTCGCGACGGGAACGCTTGCCGAGAGGCTGCCGTTGCGATCGAACGTGCCCGTCGTTTGCAGAACGTCCGTATCGAACTCGGGCTCCTGATCAGGCCAGAACCATTGGCGGCCGAAGGAGAAGTCGTCCCATCCCGGAGGAGCGAGCGCCGCTGCATCGCGCGTGACGTCGATCTTCGCCGCCGCATTCGCGAGCGGAGCGCCGAAGAGGTAGCTTCCCCGAGCCGTTACGGCGACGTGCGAGCCCGCGAGCGCGGTCGGATGGTCGACGGTGACGTCGAGCGAGAAGTTCGGTGGCTTGAACTCCGCGACGCGCAGCCCACCATCGAGCTCGTTTCCATCCGGTCCCTTGGCGACGATGCCGTAATATCCGAGCGGTTGATTCGCTTCGAAGTGCAGCGGCAGCGAAAAGACGCCGAAGGCATCCGTGTGCACCGTTCCGAGCGAGCGCGCGTTGCCGCTCGGGTCGCTCAGGGTCACGACGTAGGCGGTATTCCGGTCGGCGTCGAGCGAACCGTTGCGCACTGCGTACGCGACGCCGGTGATGCGCGCGCTCTCGCCGGGTTGGTACATTTGCCGATCCGTGAAGAGAACTCCGCGCGAGAGCGGCGCGCCGCTCGTCCACGTCGTGTCCCCCGGCATGTTCTGCGTTCCGCTCCAAGCGTTGATCCGCGCGTACGCCCAATCGCCGCCGAGGCTCGCGACCGCCATGATCGGCGGCGCCTCGTCCGCGTACTCCTGGCCTCCGGCGTAACACGCTTGGAGCGGGTCGCCGCTCAGGTCGAACGTGCCGTCGGCGCCCGTTGCCCCGCGCGCGCACGGCGTCGTGGACGCGCTTCGCCCCGTGCGGTAGATAGCGATCTGCGCACCGCCGACGGGCGAGCCGTCCGAGAGCCGCTGCACGCGCACGATCGCGCGCGACGGAAAGGTCTGCGCGAAGACGCCGAGATTGGTGAGCGAGACCAGGCCCGTCTGCGTCGGCGTGAATCCGCGGGCGAGCGTGGCGCTCACGCCGTAGGCGAGGACGCCGCTATCGCGCCCGAGCGCGGCGCGTAAGGGAATCCGCACGACGCTCTGCACGTTGGGCCTGGCGCCGGGGATCGCGTGCTCTCCCCAATGCGACGCGTCGGGAAGGAGCGAGGATGGGTCGTCGCCGTTGACGAGCATCGCTGGGGAGATGCGCAGCATCGCTTCGCGATACGCGTTGCCTGGAAGGTTCGTCGCAAAGACGGTGAGCGCAAGATCGTCGACGCTCGGGAAGACGCTCGTGCCGCTCGGCGCCCAAATGCCCGGCGTGAAGTCACCCGTATGGATCGTGACGCTCTGCGGCGCGCCGAGCCGTTGACCGAAGACGTCCGCGAGCCCGGCTCCGACCGTGATCGTATACGTGGTGCGCGGCGCGAGCAGATAAGGATCGATGGAGATGACGTTCGGCGTGTCGCTGCTAATCGACGCGGGACTCTGCGCCGGTTGCGGCGCCGGAGAGATGGTGACGTTGCCTGCGAGGCTCTTGGGATCGAGCGGATTGTCGAACGCGATCTGCGGATCGCCGCCGGAGAATCGCTGGCCG of Candidatus Dormiibacterota bacterium contains these proteins:
- a CDS encoding zinc-ribbon domain containing protein, whose product is MYQDEYLRCVDCGRDFAFTSGEQEFFASKGFQNKPNRCPDCRAARKASGGGRSGGGGGGGGGGGRAPREMFTATCSQCGGVAQVPFQPRSDKPVYCRDCFATRSSSYR
- a CDS encoding isoaspartyl peptidase/L-asparaginase — protein: MEPIDRRTFLAATAGAATLSASARESVAAAAPQRDVVFLSTWQWGVEANKRAAEIFGGGGSLVEAIEKGINVVEDDPNVMTVGYGGLPNADGEVELDAGIMDGTTHRAGAVFNLHEIKNPISVARLVMEKTRHTQLAGEGALRFAVAMGFAPMQLLTPKALEAWLKWKNTPNHETFWIDGEHHDTIGMLAASGGRVAAGCSTSGLAWKIPGRVADSPLVGCGYYADDAAGAASATGDGDVMTNYCTSKHIVQKMAEGMHPQEACHDLMRYMATSAGQLHTDMYCVIAIDPHGEIGALSMNAKQPLHYALWRNGTATFHTAPHYLA
- a CDS encoding Ig-like domain-containing protein, producing MRRLLGCAGMLVLVSAVACQGGGNSAALAPVQAVPVPSLPAWIASISPTSRATTLSQIRVIFARPVTTVGALEGSGPADVLSHLRVAPALRGSFVVLTPRMIGFVPEQALPVGTRVRVTLVAGLRDLSGDILRNDLAWTFETAPLRVRDLPSLAADVDGATPPPSSLHPTLRVTANARVDAVSLSARATLVGGGQTVGLDATLEVQPTPLPGTGAQEAFDPALDVWTYDLVPRGTLREGTTYRLTIAAGVTPTYGNVPTAKAYAGAIRTYSALGVVATPSPQPGTFGQRFSGGDPQIAFDNPLDPKSLAGNVTISPAPQPAQSPASISSDTPNVISIDPYLLAPRTTYTITVGAGLADVFGQRLGAPQSVTIHTGDFTPGIWAPSGTSVFPSVDDLALTVFATNLPGNAYREAMLRISPAMLVNGDDPSSLLPDASHWGEHAIPGARPNVQSVVRIPLRAALGRDSGVLAYGVSATLARGFTPTQTGLVSLTNLGVFAQTFPSRAIVRVQRLSDGSPVGGAQIAIYRTGRSASTTPCARGATGADGTFDLSGDPLQACYAGGQEYADEAPPIMAVASLGGDWAYARINAWSGTQNMPGDTTWTSGAPLSRGVLFTDRQMYQPGESARITGVAYAVRNGSLDADRNTAYVVTLSDPSGNARSLGTVHTDAFGVFSLPLHFEANQPLGYYGIVAKGPDGNELDGGLRVAEFKPPNFSLDVTVDHPTALAGSHVAVTARGSYLFGAPLANAAAKIDVTRDAAALAPPGWDDFSFGRQWFWPDQEPEFDTDVLQTTGTFDRNGSLSASVPVANDLPLPMTYSVDVQATDVSNLSVDTTQTFTALASDGTIGLKTDLVGRAGSPLRVQLVVTNLAGAPIAGRSVHVELQSMSYTSATQLVAGGETAQNGVEYATVDSADATSGSAPVSVQLHPRDPGPYRILANFTGGAAGSETDLQAFVAGAGSVDWGGQDTSVADVKLDKKIYRIGDVATALVASPFAQSDVYFAVVRQDVLFSRLVHVTGNGPTISFRVTPAMLPNAAVEAIVVRRGASIRSVRAGTLDSLARVGFAALHVDLADRYLKIAVSPQQARVEPGGRQRIALHVRDAAGRPAAGEAIVMVVDEAILQLTGYRPPDLVQTIFADQPIATRYADNRQNVQLQPLRPTVEKGWGYGGGFLAGAGSTRVREYFNPLAYYAIVPIDRNGNATISFTLPDELTTWRTMAVAIANDDRHFGNADATFVATKTLLTDPLLPQFARPGDTIDAGLSALDVAGGGTLHLHGTVTGALTFTSGSPRSLDETTTLGAGIQAIRFPMLVGAPEPTTMLFSSRLGSATDAFRVPFTVRDRAVTESVVDAGATTSRVSVPVDLSSGGTLAIALANSVVPQFALPASAAMAADPQPFLDDAASRLAIAAATHALEARYHLHPAFDPIAAERDARSAILSLQQSDGGFAPFKGTASDPFESAYAVEALAFASDRGVAVDPHALENAKAYLARALANPSRYAWCRDAQCRARMRLAVLLALNALGDRRNDFLSDILAQNANFDAATQARLARYLLSVPGYRATGLALAGTLEQSVYRTGRTATLSTHDAWGWLGTQVEGQAAMLQLLVARAATADEIDGALTALVSQQCRCGWGSLVGTASAVEALADYATHERLVPFTATVTADGKTLAQARFGSTAGVQTVRVPASSVRAGALAFSSSGGTLHYALLYTYPVRDDAPGVLAGIRVIREVRPIGGGDLLASMDLAPISAPESFEAGTVVDVGVRVIVDHPVDRLLIDDPLPAGFEAIDASVQTSSTFTTAAPDSWQLENQQIYADRITAYAEHLEPGIYEMHYLARAVTPGSYRWPGARAFLRDQPEEFGRSAFAIVNVR